Proteins found in one Brachypodium distachyon strain Bd21 chromosome 5, Brachypodium_distachyon_v3.0, whole genome shotgun sequence genomic segment:
- the LOC100825268 gene encoding putative glycerol-3-phosphate transporter 1: MGSSSGCRSKMGTTKPLGIQLFECVRGGPLSFRSSQALVLILTFLSYASYHATRKTTSIVKSVLDPKTANVGMLHWPSNLYLQHLNKAENNNTAIHNGWAPFNGDGGTALLGEIDLAFLGVYAIGMFFAGHLGDRVDLRILLTIGMVGTGLFTAAFGAGYWFNIHSFYYFLGVQMIAGLFQSSGWPSVVAVVGNWFGKSKRGLIMGIWNAHTSVGNISGSLIAAAMLKFGWCWSFAVPGAMIALVGIAVFLFLPVGPEVIGIEEDRRVKDSEKDDMDAPLLEKRQSDARDEAVGFIQAWRIPGVAPFALCLFFCKLVAYTFLYWLPFYLSHTAIGGEYLSDSAAGVLSTLFDVGGVVGGILAGHISDRLDARALTAASFTFSAIPALFFYRIYGSVSLAWNVALMFLTGVLVNGPYALITTAVSADLGTHSSLNGNSRALATVTAIIDGTGSIGAAVGPLLTGYISAKSWSGVFTMLMASALIAGLLLSRLVVAEISAKMESRRAADHASDLPVSSLEEA; the protein is encoded by the exons ATGGGCTCCTCAAGTGGATGCAGAAGCAAAATGGGCACCACAAAACCCTTGGGGATTCAACTATTCGAGTGTGTCCGAGGGGGTCCTCTGTCCTTCAGATCATCCCAGGCTCTCGTGTTGATACTGACCTTCCTGTCGTACGCTAGCTACCATGCCACGAGGAAAACTACGAGCATTGTCAAGAGTGTTCTTGATCCTAAGACAGCAAATGTAGGCATGTTGCACTGGCCAAGCAATCTGTATCTCCAACATCTAAACAAAGCAGAGAACAACAACACTGCTATCCACAATGGCTGGGCTCCGTTTAATGGCGACGGTGGCACCGCGTTGCTCGGCGAGATCGACCTGGCTTTCCTTGGGGTCTATGCGATTGGCATGTTCTTCGCTGGCCATTTGGGTGACCGAGTGGATCTGAGGATCCTTCTGACCATCGGAATGGTAGGAACCGGGCTGTTCACCGCTGCTTTCGGAGCCGGCTACTGGTTCAACATACACAGCTTCTACTACTTCCTGGGCgtccagatgatcgccggcctGTTTCAGTCATCCGGCTGGCCTTCCGTCGTCGCCGTAGTCGGCAACTGGTTTGGGAAGAGCAAGAGGGGCCTGATCATGGGGATCTGGAACGCTCATACATCTGTGGGAAACATATCCGGGTCTCTGATCGCGGCCGCGATGCTCAAGTTCGGATGGTGTTGGTCGTTCGCAGTGCCCGGCGCCATGATCGCTTTGGTTGGGATCGCCGTGTTTCTCTTCTTGCCCGTCGGTCCAGAGGTGATTGGGATCGAGGAGGATCGCCGTGTGAAGGATTCCGAGAAGGATGACATGGATGCCCCGCTGCTGGAAAAAAGACAATCAGATGCAAGAGACGAGGCAGTGGGGTTCATTCAGGCATGGAGAATCCCTGGCGTCGCTCCGTTTGCTCTCTGCCTCTTCTTCTGCAAGCTTGTCGCCTACACCTTCCTGTACTGGCTCCCCTTTTATCTCAGCCACACAG CGATTGGGGGCGAATATCTGTCGGACTCTGCCGCGGGGGTGCTGTCGACCCTGTTCGACGTGGGCGGCGTCGTAGGCGGCATCCTGGCGGGCCACATCTCGGACCGCCTGGACGCGCGGGcgctgacggcggcgagcttcACCTTCTCGGCGATCCCGGCGCTCTTCTTCTACCGGATCTACGGGAGCGTCTCGCTGGCCTGGAACGTGGCGCTCATGTTCCTGACGGGGGTGCTGGTGAACGGGCCGTACGCGCTCATCACAACGGCCGTCTCCGCCGACCTCGGCACGCACAGCTCGCTCAACGGCAACTCCCGCGCGCTGGCCACCGTGACGGCGATCATCGACGGGACCGGGTCCATCGGCGCCGCGGTCGGGCCGCTGCTGACGGGGTACATCTCTGCGAAAAGCTGGAGCGGCGTGTTCACGATGCTCATGGCGTCGGCGCTCATCGCCGGGCTGCTGCTGTCGAGGCTCGTCGTGGCGGAGATCTCCGCGAAGATGGAGTCACGGAGGGCTGCTGATCATGCTAGTGATCTGCCCGTGTCCTCCTTGGAGGAAGCTTAG
- the LOC100839363 gene encoding glycine-rich protein 5, producing MAKKVELIVALLALNLLFFTFSDASRRSYPPAAGGGGGGGGGNGGGGGGNCGGGNCGGGGSGNCGGTGNGGGGTCGGGNCGNCGGGGNGGGGNNGGGGNGGNSSSCPIDALKLGVCANLLNGLLNLQLGTPPALPCCSVIRGLLDLEAAVCLCTALRANILGIINLNIPIDLSLLINYCGGTVPSGFQCN from the coding sequence ATGGCGAAGAAAGTGGAACTGATCGTTGCGCTTCTGGCCCTGAACCTTCtcttcttcaccttctccGATGCCAGCAGACGCTCCTACCCTCCAGCAgccgggggagggggcggcggcggtggggggaacggaggcggtggcggcggcaatTGCGGAGGCGGAAActgtggtggcggcggcagcggcaattGTGGCGGCACTggaaacggtggcggcggcactTGTGGAGGCGGAAACTGCGGAAACTGTGGTGGGGGCGGAAACGGTGGCGGAGGTAACAACGGTGGAGGGGGCAACGGAGGCAACAGTAGTAGTTGCCCGATCGACGCGCTGAAGCTGGGGGTGTGCGCGAACTTGCTCAAcgggctgctcaacctgcagctggggacgccgccggcgctgccgtGCTGCTCGGTCATCAGGGGCCTGCTGGACCTGGAGGCGGCCGTGTGCCTCTGCACGGCGCTGCGCGCCAACATCCTGGGCATCATCAACCTCAACATCCCCATCGACCTCAGCCTCCTCATCAACTACTGCGGTGGGACCGTCCCCTCCGGCTTCCAGTGCAACTGA